AAAGTACGCTGCAGGCGGGAATTCCGGACCATGCTTACAATATCTGGATTGAGCCCCTGCAATTGTATTCCGTTCAGAACGGCACCATTACCCTTTCCTGTCCAAATCATTTTTTTCTCAAGTGGGTACGGGAGAACTATGCAGCCAGTATCCGCAAGGCCTGGGAGAGTTGCAAAGGAGACTCGGTGAAAGTTGAACTGCGGCTGGCGCCCAGGCAGAGGCAAGCGAAACCTTTGCCTGAAGAAGTAGGCCAACTCAAACTCAACTTGCCCGTACAGACCAATGGCTACCATCGCAGGCTCAACCAGCGGTTCACCTTCGATGAATTCGTGGTGGGCAGGGGCAATGATTTTGCCTTTTTCGCAGCACGGGCAATGGCTGAAGGCCGGGCCCATCAACTGCGCAACAGCCTTTATCTCCTTTCTGGTACTGGTTTGGGAAAGAGCCATCTTTCCAGTGCCATTGGCAACCATATACTGGGACAGAGACCGCGGGCCATGGTGCGCTACCTGACAGCCGAAGAGTTTACCAATGAGATGGTAGTCTGCATCAAGCAGAATCGGATAGAGGCCTTCAAGGATAAATATCGCCGCAAATGCGACGTCTTGATCCTCGAAGAAGTCCAGTTTCTCAGCGGCAAAGAGAAAACGCAGCTCGAGCTGGCCTATACTCTCGATGCACTCTGCCGGGATAACAAGCTGGTGGTGTTTACCGGCAATCACTTTCCCAAAGACATTCCCAGATTGAAAAGCAGGCTGCAATCTCGGCTGACTGCTGGCATGGTGACTCACATTGAACCGCCTGACTATCCCACACGCCTCAAGATACTCGAGAGAAAAGCAGCGACTGAAGGCGTGCATTTGCCGGAAGAGGTAAAGGAACTCATTGCCAGTAAAATCAGCGGCGATGTTCGTCAACTGGAGAGTTGCATCATCGGCATGGTGGCAAAATCCTCCCTGCTCGGGAGCAAAATTGACCTGAACCTCGCTGAAGAAGTGCTCGAGTCAGTATGTGACAGCCACCAGAGTGTAACGGTGGAGGGAATTGTCCGCCTGATATGTGACTATTTTAAAGTCACGCCCGAGGCGCTGAAGTCGAATTCTAGAAGAAAAACTGTGGTGTATCCGCGGAACCTCTGCATGTATCTCTGCAGGAAATATACAGAAGAGACCCTGGAGACTATTGGCAGGACCTTCAACCGCACTCATGCCACTGTGATCTATGCAGTGGACAAGATCCATGAGCAAATGCAGCGAAAGAGCGGCGTCTACAATCAGGTCCAGTTCCTGTGCGATCGTTTGACCAGGCAACCCCTGGTGCTGTGAACAGCAGCTCGACAAAACCACTGCCTTTCATCTCTTTGCCAGCCTCTTTCTAAAATTCCCTGAGAAGCCTGATGACCGCCTGAACGCCAGCATAGGCGCGGGAGCACTGTGGTTGCCTGGGCACGGCAGTTTTGTCGGCCTGCAGGTTAAATGCAGGTTTCAGTCGTCCGAATCCGGGGCTAGAAGCAAGCTGAGGCAGTTGGCTGAATGCCCGGCTATGTCATGGGGGGTGTGGAACTGCGAGTCAGCCAGTCGGTGAAGCATCTGCCGCCAGTCCAGATTGTCTGCTACAGCAGCTGCCAGTGAAATGGTGGCGGCAGCTGCCATCTGGCTGGAGTACATTGGTTCAATTGCCTGCTGCAATTCTCTGTTGTGGGGGGATTCAGCAATGTGTTGTGGAGGTGTCTGTTCCAGCCAGGTGAGCATCTGGCCCAGGGCGTGGTGCCAGGTGGCAAGTATGCCTGCAGCCTGCCACTTTTCTCGGAGTTCGACAACTTGGGATAGAGAAAGATGACAGGGATCGGGCAGTTTGGCCAGGAACTGGCTGCTGAGCGGCGAGGGTGAGGGCTGGCTCTCCGGGAAGGAGGTAATCCTGGAGCACAGTT
The Deltaproteobacteria bacterium genome window above contains:
- the dnaA gene encoding chromosomal replication initiator protein DnaA; translation: MEEVWREVKSTLQAGIPDHAYNIWIEPLQLYSVQNGTITLSCPNHFFLKWVRENYAASIRKAWESCKGDSVKVELRLAPRQRQAKPLPEEVGQLKLNLPVQTNGYHRRLNQRFTFDEFVVGRGNDFAFFAARAMAEGRAHQLRNSLYLLSGTGLGKSHLSSAIGNHILGQRPRAMVRYLTAEEFTNEMVVCIKQNRIEAFKDKYRRKCDVLILEEVQFLSGKEKTQLELAYTLDALCRDNKLVVFTGNHFPKDIPRLKSRLQSRLTAGMVTHIEPPDYPTRLKILERKAATEGVHLPEEVKELIASKISGDVRQLESCIIGMVAKSSLLGSKIDLNLAEEVLESVCDSHQSVTVEGIVRLICDYFKVTPEALKSNSRRKTVVYPRNLCMYLCRKYTEETLETIGRTFNRTHATVIYAVDKIHEQMQRKSGVYNQVQFLCDRLTRQPLVL